GTTGTTCGGGCCGAAAATGCTCCCGTGAGCGCAGAGGAGCCGAGAGCTCCGCTCTGTGTCACCCTGTAACGTTATCACATCCCGCTCAGCTCCCGTCAGCTGTCAGGGGACCCCCTCCCGCCCCCGGATTCAGCGCTCCCGCGGAGCGGCCCCAGCCCGCAGTGCGGTGACAGCCGGTGTCAGCTGCGCTCGGTTGTCCCCTCATTGTCCACGGCCTGAAACAACGACGTCTCCTCCGCTGGCGTGACGCAACCCCCGGGTTTTCCTGCAGCGTGACCTGGCCGAGCTGTCCCCAtcgccatgagcagggacaagAGGCAGCACGAAGGGGGTCCCGGCGCTGCAGCCAGTGGGACCCGCCCCGgggtgcagctctgctgcctcagCATCCCCGAGGCGAACTGCCGTGTCCCCATTTCACGCTGTTTTACCCCATTTTCCCGGAGCAGCGCTGCTCCGCAACCGCCCCGCAGCCGCGACCACGCCCCCCGCAATCGAGACCACGCCCCCCGCAATCGAGACCACGCCCCTCGCTGCAGGGGACACGCCCTCCACCTGGCACCACCCGCTCCAGCACCGCCCCTCGCACATCTGTCCAATCAGAGCCAAGATGGGGCGGGGCGCGATCGCCATTTTCTTTACGGCGTGGCGGACGCGAAAGGGGCCCTGGCGACGGCGGGTTGGTTGCTAGGCGCAGTGGTTGCTATGCGGCGTGGTTGCTAGGCGCGGCGGTTGCTCTGCGCAGTGGTTGCTCTGCGCACTGGTTGCTCTGCGCACTGGTTGCTAGGTGGGGCGGTTGCTGGGCGTGGCGGTTGCTGGGCGTGGCAGTTGTTAGGCGCAGTGGTTGCGAGGCGCGACGGTTGCTAGGCGCGGCCGTTGCTAGGCGCGGTGGGCTCTCGCGATACTTCCGGGCGGCGCCAAGATGGCGGAGGCGGTGTCGGAGCTGCTGgagcgggcggcgcggcgggaaGCGCCGCTGGAGGAGCTGCGGGCGCTGCGCCTGGCCCTGCAGGCCGTGCCGCCCGCCGCCCTCCGCGCCCGCCTCAGCGACCGCCACCTGGCAGCGCTCTTCACCCTCCTCAGCGTCAATGACCGGTGAGCCGCGGCCCGGCGGGCCTGACTCAGCTCGGCCGCCtccccctcctgcctcccctcatggctcctgctgcttccccgtCCCTTCCGTGCCCTCCTGGGCAcagctgaggatctgggggCGTCCCCCTCCTGAGGGGCTCGGGTTTGTGTCTGCCCAGGGAGCAGGTGTCCGCCTGTGTTTCTATCCTGGAGAGGCTCCTGCCGGCCCTGGACCCGCTCTATGTCATCCAGAACCTCCGAGAAGAGCTCCAGAAAGGGCTTTTCCACCCCGATGACTCCGTGAAGATCCTCAGCATATCTCAGGTACTGGGTTTTTCTCCAGCAGGATGGAGCAGAGCTCTGGCTTGAGCCAAGCTGGGTTACTCCTAAGCTCTTAACGTTGTTGCATGTCTTAATTTGTGACAAAACCACTACATCTGGTGCTATCTGCAAGAACTGTGCTCCTGCATGCCCATGCAGTTTTGGGTAAATACGTGCCATGTGTTGGTATATAATGTTTTACAATGTGTCTGTTTAACACAATGTATAAAACCGTGTCTTGATTTAAGTAACTTACAAATGAATCTTCTCTCTCGTGTTCTGGATGAAGTTTTCTAAGCCAGCACTGGCAGCAGGTGCCATAAGAATTAAGTGCAGCAGCGTTTTGATGTTCAGGGTATTTCGAACAATACTGTGGAAACACTGAAGAGGAATAGGCTGTAGTAACCGGACACCTGTTGCATTAATTTAAAAGAGCAGAGTTGTGGAGCAGCATAGTCTGGAATGGGCTTCTAGAAGTTTCAGGTCCAGCCCCCAGCTAAAAGCGGGACCAGCTTGCAGCTGCTTGGGGCATTGTCCTCTTGAGTTTTGAGGTCCTCCAAAAAGTGATTCTGTCTGAGTAACTCTTTCAGTTCTTGAATGTCCCTGTAGCAGAAAAAGCCTGTTTTCACGTTATTTTCTATAATTATTTAATCATGTCTTTAGGTTGGGCGAATTGTTGAAAATTCAGGTGCCGTTACAGAAATTCTCAACAGTCCTGAACTATTACGGCAAATAATAAATTGCATTGGTGGAGAGAAGATAGCAGTGGCTAAAGAGGTAAGCattgctggtttgttttcctctacAAACTGATGCAGACACTGCACAAAATACCTTTTCCACTCTGAGATGACGGCCTCTGCTCTTCTTTGAAGAAAAGAGAGCCTGGGTTGCTTGAAAGATGTTATACACATGTAGGTGCCCTAATATTACTTAGATGTGATAGAAGATTTACTCTGTTGTCTTCCAGTTGCTGTTGATGCCCAAGTGAACTCACAGATCTGAGTTTAGTGCTGGAGACTTGGATCACAATAACCATCACGCTCATGTCAATGATACAGTGATTCTCATGGAAAAGTGAATCACAATTCAAGTTTTAGATGTGTAACATGATTTAATGTCTTAGTAAAAAACAATGAGACTGAGTCAGTTCATCttggattttcttctctttgtgtttttcatataataagttgctggttttgtttccaggCCATCAAATCTCTCTCAAGACTGGCGCAGACGCAGGATGGCTTAGAGGCTTTATTTGTGAGCAGTTTGTTGAGTGACTTGAAAAATGTCATGGCAACAAGTGATGTTGTTCGCTACAGAGTGTATGAGGTAGGGATACAGTCAGCTTTGGCATTCTGTCAACTTCTGGATGTGAAACGCTACCGAAACTTCTGAAGGGGGGCGCAGAGACCGAGAGAGAGGTGCCAAGTGTGTTAGTGTGGGTATGTGTGGCAGAGGAGAAATAATACAGTCTATCTGTTGTAGAGCTGGATGGGGGTCGCAGTGATGATCCTCCGAAGAAAAGATGACTGAATGGAAATCAAATGCATGTGCCGCGAACTTGCGACTCCTTATGAGCTTGGGTTTAGGTTAATTatgaaaacataattaaattgTATGCTTAATATATATGTAGGGTTAGTCAGTGTTATAAGTTGTATTTTGCCATTACCGTGAACTGTTAATGTGACAGTGTTTTTATAAACCAtcctttctctgtgcttctcTGTAGTTAATTGTTGAGATTTCTTCAGTATCAGCAGAATCGCTGAATTACTGTGCAAACAGTGGGTTGATATCGGAGTTAATTGGAGAGTTGACTGGAGACGACGTGCTGGTCAGGTGTGTTGGTAATGAGTGTGCCAGCGAGATTTTCCCCATTGGTAAAACTCTGATGTTCAGtgtttaaaataacattctttaaacatgcatgtgtgtgtttcttGTGAAACCCTTTTTAGGAAGGCGGTTTATCTTAAAACAGCCTTGAGTGTGAAAAACGCTGTGCTTTAATTTGAGAACCAAGATGAAGTTTCTCTAATTGTAATGCTGGGCTGCAATAGAAATCCGTTACAGTTCTTTCCAACTCTACACGTACAGTGAGACAGCTGAGTGAGCTTGGGGGGGTGATtagtttttggttggttgttttaaGGGTAGAGCATCCTGTTTTTCTTAATGACTGAGAACTTCAAAACGCCATCAGAAATAGGCTAAAATAACCGCTTGTCTCTTACAGAGCTACGTGCATAGAGATGGTGACCTCGCTGGCCCACACTCCACATGGGCGCCAGTATCTTGCTCAACAAGGAATTATCGATAAAATTTCAAACATCATTCTTGGTGCAGAGTCTGATCCTTTCTCAGGCTTCTATCTACCAGGTTACATCCCGCATTTCTTGTTTCCAGTGTTACCACTTGTTTTTGTTAATGAGTTAAACTGGGGACTGTTAAGCCTCTGTTTTGAAAGCTTATGTGAATTTTTGAATATTAGGACATGTGTGTTTGGTGTATACAAAAAATGCTGAAGGACAGTCTGACACATGAGTAATATTACTGATTAACAGTGGTAGTACAGGTAAGATCTGGAGAGACTGTAGTGCAGGTTTAAAGTTTGTATTGTTGTAGTCTTTTATTAATATACAAATTCAAGAATACAACTGTTACATCATTAATTAAGTAACTTCAAAAATACTGGCTTGTTCCTTAGTTCTGTCCTTATGCTGGTGCCTTTCGCAAACAGTATTTGGATCTAATAACGCTAGTTCAGCAGTGGAACAATCTTATGTTAATATATGTTTAATTTTGACACTGCTAGAGTGATTGTTCCGCCACTCTAAGTGCTTTTTTCTGTCGTGTGttgtcaggatttgttaagtttTTTGGAAACCTGGCTGTTGTAGACAGTCCGCAGCAGATCTGTGAGCGATACCCGGTCTTCATGGAAAAAGTCTTTGAAATGGCAGAAAGTCACGACCCGACGATGATTGGAGTGGCTGTGGACACGCTGGGCGTCCTGGGATCAACTGTGGAAGGCAAACAGGTTCTGCAGAAAGCAAGTTCGTATCATTTTTTGCCTCATGTAGTGATGCTTTCTGTGAAGACCACATTATTTCTCTTAACGTAGAACTGCTCAGGGGGCTTCAAGTAGATGTTTGGCTTCTTgctactttgtttttttaagtgaaatatcTGTATTAGCAGCTAGCAATTGGAGTATTGTCAAATGTGGCTGACAGGTAACTTTATAGCCCAGCCCAGTCTGTCTGAATTAATTACAAgcactttgtttttattttcaaaggaagTCGATTTCAAAATCTGTTAAACAGAATAGGGCACCAGGCAAAGAATGCTCCCACAGAATTACGGCTTCGCTGCTTGGATGCGATTTCAGCTCTTCTTTACTTGCCTGtaagtttgtgttttggtttggttttttaatctACAAGAATGAAATTGTTGTGCATCTGGTTAATTGTGTGAAGAGCTCTTGTAGCACCAGCTTAGGCAGCAGTGGTAGCTTTCCTAGTATTCTGAGTCATTACTTTTACTGTTTTGAAATTCcctggtttatttgtttgcttaaaGTTTGAGTGTTTGTAAGAATCCAGGTGTTCTGAAGTCTGTTTGTAAAACATGGAGACAGCCTTAGCAAGGGAATGATGGTAAACAGTTTGCTTCCCTCTGCTTTAGAGGGATAGTGGCAGGCTGCTCTGATCCCTGGGTGTGTTCTTTAGGTCCAGTGATCTACTTTTTAATTTAGATCTGTCCTCCAAGgtaaatgaaatacagaaagccACTTCTTCATTCatgaaaataacttgaaaatttAAACTACTTCAGTTTAATTTGCTGGTGGTTTGTTTAATATAACTTCTTTAACTGTTGAACATATACTCAAACGTGACAGCTTTTCGTAATCCCACTCAAACTGTTTCATTTCTGGATGTTTCTCTGCGTGTAGCCGGAGCAGCAGACCGATGACCTTTTACGAATGACTGAATCGTGGTTCGCATCCCTGTCTAACCAGCCGCTGGAGCTCTTCAGGAGCATCAGTACTCAGCCATTCCCTGACCTCCACTGTGGGGCTTTACGGGTATTTACCGTAAGTGCTTTTTGGATTTGGAGATCGCGTAGCAGACGTCATGTCTGTAATGCTTATTTTACAAGTTGGAGGGGGGGGGAAAACGAAGACATGTTCTAGGCTGCTATGCTCCAGGCTGCTTCGATATTGGAGGCACTGCTGTGATAATTCATTTGAAACTTTAATGATAAGCACTGAGCTGTACTTGTTTTCCAGTGTTAGACCCCACTCTTTGATTTGAGTGGTGGTTGTGCAACTACTGTGGAGAATTAATAtcccatttttctgtgtttttggcTATTTGTGTAACAGCTTACtgttttttttgagttttaaaatGCGGCGTTTCTTCCTCTCCCGTCTTTTGTCTTCACGTTTAGGCTATTGCGAATCAACCATGGGCCCAGAAGTTGATGCTTGACAGTCCGGGATTTGTGGAATACATTGTAGACAGATCTGtggagcctgacaaagcttcgAAGGATGCCAAATATGAACTGGTTAAGGCCCTTGTAAACTCTAAAACAATTGCGGAAGTCTTTGGAAATCAGTATTACTTGAGGCTTAGGGCTTACTTGCATGAAGGCCCTTACTATGTTCAGGCAGCTTCTACTACAGCCGTGGAAGGAGCAGAATAATATCTTTGGTGTCTTGGTTCCCCTTCTTACAAACCATGTTACTGAAATAGGTGTTATG
This region of Columba livia isolate bColLiv1 breed racing homer chromosome 19, bColLiv1.pat.W.v2, whole genome shotgun sequence genomic DNA includes:
- the PSMD5 gene encoding 26S proteasome non-ATPase regulatory subunit 5; translated protein: MAEAVSELLERAARREAPLEELRALRLALQAVPPAALRARLSDRHLAALFTLLSVNDREQVSACVSILERLLPALDPLYVIQNLREELQKGLFHPDDSVKILSISQVGRIVENSGAVTEILNSPELLRQIINCIGGEKIAVAKEAIKSLSRLAQTQDGLEALFVSSLLSDLKNVMATSDVVRYRVYELIVEISSVSAESLNYCANSGLISELIGELTGDDVLVRATCIEMVTSLAHTPHGRQYLAQQGIIDKISNIILGAESDPFSGFYLPGFVKFFGNLAVVDSPQQICERYPVFMEKVFEMAESHDPTMIGVAVDTLGVLGSTVEGKQVLQKARSRFQNLLNRIGHQAKNAPTELRLRCLDAISALLYLPPEQQTDDLLRMTESWFASLSNQPLELFRSISTQPFPDLHCGALRVFTAIANQPWAQKLMLDSPGFVEYIVDRSVEPDKASKDAKYELVKALVNSKTIAEVFGNQYYLRLRAYLHEGPYYVQAASTTAVEGAE